One region of Chlorogloeopsis sp. ULAP01 genomic DNA includes:
- a CDS encoding VOC family protein, translating into MNFIRFEHINLSCKNINDSKKFYQTLFPDWDVRADGIFDGRYWMHLGNNQFYLALNDEIEQERVHTAYENIGINHVGFVIKDGDAMKKTLEDAGIEYYTMSAPETKYRIYVNDPDGNEIELVEYNQDYALK; encoded by the coding sequence ATGAATTTTATTCGCTTTGAACATATTAATCTTAGTTGCAAAAATATTAACGACAGCAAGAAGTTTTACCAAACTTTATTTCCTGATTGGGATGTACGTGCTGATGGTATATTTGACGGCAGATACTGGATGCACTTAGGTAACAATCAATTTTATCTTGCCTTGAATGATGAGATTGAGCAAGAACGCGTCCATACTGCTTATGAAAATATCGGCATCAACCACGTTGGTTTTGTTATTAAAGATGGTGATGCAATGAAAAAAACACTTGAAGATGCAGGTATTGAATATTACACAATGTCAGCACCAGAAACAAAATACAGAATATATGTCAACGATCCTGATGGTAACGAAATTGAACTCGTAGAATACAACCAGGATTACGCACTTAAATAA